A stretch of Lathyrus oleraceus cultivar Zhongwan6 chromosome 6, CAAS_Psat_ZW6_1.0, whole genome shotgun sequence DNA encodes these proteins:
- the LOC127097855 gene encoding protein CHUP1, chloroplastic — protein MREEISNNPSENKSKASKFSDQNQPPKLQPAKTTNPNNNHSKPRLWGAHIVKGFSADKKTKQQSSLPTKKTTTSDNANQKNPFVPPHSRAKRSLMGDLSCSQVHPHAFPTHRRQSSTDLFTELDHMRNLLQESKERESKLNAELAECRKNRNEVDELVKKVALLEEEKASLFEQLAVLSRSCGLERQEEVVKGGNEDSSMQNLELEVVELRRLNKELHMQKRNLTCRLSSMESELSSSANSSESDIVAKFKAEASLLRLTNEDLSKQVEGLQTSRLNEVEELAYLRWVNSCLRTELKNTCSTLDSDKPSSPQSVVSSSGDSIISFSDQCGNANSFNLVKKLKKWPITSSDNLSQVESTSSTSSSLFEKNWIESISEGSNRRRHSISGSNSSEEDVVVLNKRRQSNCFDSLECLKEIEKESVPLPSLFVQQSVMEKRPLRVPNPPPRPSSCSISSKTKQENSAQVQVQPPPPPPPPPPPMSFASKSNTAMVKRAPQVVELYHSLMKRDSRKDSSNGGLADAPDVADVRSSMIGEIENRSSHLLAIKEDIETQGEFVNSLIREVNNAVYQNIDDVVAFVKWLDDELCFLVDERAVLKHFDWPEKKADTLREASFGYQDLKKLECEVSSYKDDPRLPCDIALKKMVALSEKMERTVYALLRTRDSLMRNCKEFQIPVEWMLDNGIIGKIKLGSVKLAKKYMKRVAMEVQTKSAFDKDPAMDYMVLQGVRFAFRIHQFAGGFDAETMHAFEELRNLASLLNKT, from the exons ATGAGGGAAGAAATTAGCAATAACCCATCAGAGAACAAGTCCAAAGCTTCTAAATTTTCCGATCAAAATCAACCACCAAAGCTTCAACCTGCAAAAACAACCAACCCCAACAACAATCACTCAAAACCAAGGTTATGGGGTGCACACATTGTCAAAGGCTTTTCAGCTGACAAGAAAACCAAACAACAATCATCTCTTCCGacaaaaaaaacaacaacctcGGATAATGCTAACCAGAAGAACCCTTTTGTTCCACCTCATTCCAGAGCGAAAAGATCCTTAATGGGTGATTTGTCATGTTCTCAGGTTCATCCACATGCTTTTCCGACACATAGGAGACAATCATCGACTGATTTGTTCACGGAGTTGGATCATATGAGAAACTTGTTGCAAGAGTCTAAAGAGAGGGAGAGTAAGCTGAATGCTGAGTTGGCTGAGTGTAGGAAGAACCGGAATGAGGTTGATGAGCTTGTGAAAAAAGTTGCTTTGTTGGAAGAAGAGAAAGCTAGTCTTTTTGAGCAATTGGCTGTATTGAGTAGGAGCTGTGGATTGGAGAGACAAGAGGAAGTGGTGAAAGGGGGAAATGAGGATAGTTCTATGCAGAATCTTGAGCTTGAAGTTGTTGAGTTGAGAAGGTTGAATAAGGAGCTGCATATGCAGAAGAGGAACCTCACTTGCAGGTTATCTTCTATGGAGTCTGAATTGTCTAGCTCTGCAAACTCTTCTGAG AGTGACATTGTTGCCAAATTCAAAGCCGAGGCGTCATTGCTCCGGCTCACGAATGAAGACCTGAGTAAACAAGTAGAAGGTTTACAAACAAGCAGATTAAATGAGGTGGAGGAGCTAGCCTACTTGAGGTGGGTGAATTCGTGTTTACGAACCGAGTTGAAGAATACATGCTCAACATTGGATTCTGATAAGCCATCTAGTCCTCAATCTGTGGTGAGTAGTAGTGGAGATTCTATTATTTCTTTCTCTGATCAATGTGGTAATGCAAATAGCTTCAATTTGGTTAAGAAGCTGAAAAAGTGGCCAATAACTAGTAGTGATAATTTGTCACAAGTTGAGTCCACAAGTAGTACTAGTAGTAGTCTCTTTGAGAAAAATTGGATTGAATCAATATCTGAGGGAAGCAATAGAAGAAGACATTCAATTAGCGGTTCCAATAGCTCAGAGGAAGATGTTGTTGTATTGAATAAAAGAAGACAATCTAATTGTTTTGATTCTCTTGAATGTTTAAAAGAAATCGAAAAGGAATCGGTGCCATTGCCGTCGTTGTTTGTTCAGCAATCTGTTATGGAGAAAAGGCCACTGAGGGTTCCCAATCCTCCTCCAAGACCTTCTTCATGTTCTATTTCTagcaaaacaaaacaagaaaACTCAGCTCAAGTTCAAGTTCAACCTCCTCCACCTCCGCCTCCTCCACCACCTCCTATGAGTTTTGCCTCAAAAAGTAACACGGCGATGGTAAAAAGAGCACCACAAGTGGTGGAATTGTACCATTCACTCATGAAGAGAGATTCTAGAAAGGATTCTTCAAACGGAGGACTCGCTGATGCTCCTGATGTTGCTGATGTTCGTAGTAGCATGATTGGAGAAATTGAGAACCGTTCATCGCATTTACTTGCT ATAAAGGAAGATATTGAAACACAAGGAGAATTCGTAAATTCGCTGATTAGAGAGGTGAACAATGCGGTTTATCAGAACATTGATGATGTTGTAGCATTTGTGAAGTGGCTTGATGATGAACTTTGCTTCCTT GTGGACGAAAGGGCCGTCCTTAAGCATTTCGATTGGCCGGAGAAAAAAGCTGACACATTAAGAGAAGCATCATTTGGATACCAAGATTTGAAAAAATTGGAATGTGAAGTTTCCTCCTACAAGGACGATCCTCGGCTACCTTGTGATATTGCTCTAAAGAAAATGGTTGCTTTATCAGAAAA GATGGAACGCACGGTTTATGCTCTTCTCCGCACGAGGGACTCACTAATGCGAAATTGCAAGGAGTTTCAAATTCCTGTAGAATGGATGCTTGATAATGGAATTATTGGCAAG ATAAAACTCGGGTCTGTTAAATTGGCGAAAAAGTATATGAAAAGGGTAGCCATGGAAGTTCAAACAAAGTCAGCATTCGACAAAGATCCTGCAATGGATTACATGGTTCTCCAAGGAGTGAGATTTGCTTTCAGAATCCATCAG TTTGCAGGAGGATTTGATGCAGAAACAATGCACGCGTTTGAGGAACTTCGCAATCTTGCTTCTCTACTAAACAAGACATGA